A genomic segment from Brachyhypopomus gauderio isolate BG-103 unplaced genomic scaffold, BGAUD_0.2 sc52, whole genome shotgun sequence encodes:
- the nhsl2 gene encoding NHS-like protein 2 isoform X8: protein MEMFMSQRRSAAAERPKPDFEEQLYDNRVTGQTFRHPSSQSSEDTSTGLNRSPSSLSNKKPEFVFLPANKQVLEDEAASVGIRAQDPALCGSERPLLGWNSSLGPPVAEKPRWHLGRHTPAHLVPISVTGQSFDKHASELQAPFRTDTAVNPKTVRRPRSVIAGPDVTLHCQGDSKILAVDLIQGACSPDSSQPRSLEPTTGNTGEPHIPLRKTQSNLEHSVPPSPKTPTGLMDHATLMCPSPSWNGPKGSTFSPSWNESYNFALAPSPVAKQPLSKPGMLAPVPGGGGHTCPSQTSSGLSMSSHSSSFTSISEPSGHRPYAAAHGNAFAGKRNETEGAVASPCAGNGFNKSEREKRSARANAFKFRERSLSTPTDSASLCSTDNICSPGETVPMVREGENYAMLYPSNSSEDSTSTDNVSGTTGSDFFPEGRLRTRSRSISLKKSKKKPPPPVRSVSLMKNLSEAGGMAYHCGDGHLKDGRPKSLFIPREHNLQDSFRPEFLMASKPEEETHSSLETASDTSQPPDRETDLAFPPHWQLNEWKSNNDPYRSLSGSSTATGTTVIECIKVRGSSESLNSPSTSRATSPSQLSVETETKVSPFKPPCLMSPSSGYSSQSETPTPTIANSLITGPTVAGCKMRPKIPERKSSLPATSPKDKSRSRLSFELPVNSQIDLSSVKPKTKAGRRHSDTSTTSKPGKLSPSQSSQPMVTTTDLRNIRLRSVSRSELEDSADGSSDIIEEEQGRDISPPITPSSSKPPKPPVALKPPLPKRPMNLMLKSPSSSPHAQESPPPSPVDRPMPVGNIYMVVRKPKPKRPPQSPISPCAVTPQEQLPSYPPPLPELDLEHGIPIEEEYIFPSSPEKEDKSKILLSHNTISCFTELDKKKPKVPPPVPKKPNILLLPSPTGQANGTPEKQTPILDSGAQSPIGPPPYETEESSSKEEFQEMPIEQQVQGIDESNVPLHDLGDLDTIGNLENHDVIEDIKDTGSVQDVDVNTPTTELVTETSLEDNSSVSDKTELHITEEADDDVFVHTPTTHTTEDLFTIIHRSKRKVLGRKEPVDSFGSRQNLVSPVKSSSSDIRTLTLGSTPRSSSRNENFMALLQKKSSKSSSGTRVSAMELLKSTNPLARRITEFSQSDPDATGTDPSKVTPSEQ from the exons ATGGAGATGTTTATGTCCCAGCGGCGTTCGGCTGCTGCTGAGCGTCCCAAGCCAG ACTTCGAAGAGCAATTATACGATAACCGGGTAACCGGCCAGACCTTTCGGCACCCCTCCTCTCAGAGCTCAGAGGACACTTCCACTGGGCTTAACCGATCACCTTCTTCACTCAGCAACAAGAAGCCTGAGTTTGTTTTCCTG CCAGCAAATAAGCAGGTGCTTGAAGATGAAGCAGCGTCAGTAGGCATCCGGGCTCAGGATCCAGCTCTTTGTGGCTCAGAGCGCCCCCTACTGGGCTGGAACTCCTCCCTGGGCCCCCCTGTTGCTGAGAAACCTCGCTGGCACCTGGGCCGACACACCCCTGCCCATCTTGTTCCCATCAGTGTCACAG GCCAGAGCTTTGATAAGCACGCCAGCGAACTCCAGGCCCCCTTTAGAACTGACACGGCGGTCAACCCAAAGACCGTCCGCCGCCCGAGGAGTGTGATCGCAGGCCCCGATGTCACGCTGCACTGCCAAG GTGACAGCAAGATTCTTGCTGTTGATTTGATACAAGGTGCCTGTTCACCTGACTCCTCCCAGCCCAGATCTTTGGAGCCTACCACAGGGAACACAGGCGAGCCGCACATACCCTTACGGAAGACCCAGAGTAACTTGGAGCACAGTGTCCCCCCCTCTCCAAAGACCCCCACAGGCCTGATGGATCATGCCACTCTTATGTGCCCCAGCCCTTCCTGGAATGGCCCCAAAGGATCCACCTTCTCTCCTTCCTGGAATGAATCCTATAACTTTGCTTTGGCCCCTAGTCCTGTTGCAAAGCAGCCTTTGTCCAAACCTGGGATGTTAGCACCAGTTCCTGGAGGAGGTGGTCATACGTGTCCATCCCAAACCAGCTCTGGTTTGTCCATGAGCTCACACTCCAGCTCTTTCACCTCCATCTCAGAACCTTCTGGACACAGGCCATATGCAGCCGCACATGGGAATGCTTTTGCAGGAAAGAGGAACGAGACTGAAGGTGCAGTGGCCAGTCCGTGTGCAGGCAATGGCTTCAATAAGAGTGAGCGAGAGAAGAGGTCAGCTCGTGCCAACGCTTTCAAATTCCGTGAACGATCTCTTTCAACGCCAACGGATTCTGCATCACTCTGCTCAACAGACAACATATGTAGTCCAGGTGAGACAGTGCCTATGGTCCGTGAAGGGGAGAATTATGCCATGCTATACCCAAGCAACAGCTCTGAAGACAGCACTAGTACAGACAATGTCTCTGGCACTACAGGGTCAGACTTCTTTCCAGAGGGTCGTTTGAGGACACGGTCACGCAGCATCTCACTGAAGAAGTCCAAGAAGAAGCCACCACCTCCTGTACGCAGTGTGTCTCTAATGAAGAACTTATCAGAGGCCGGTGGGATGGCCTACCATTGTGGTGATGGGCACCTAAAAGACGGTAGGCCCAAGAGCCTCTTCATTCCTCGAGAACACAATCTCCAAGACTCTTTCCGGCCCGAGTTCCTCATGGCCTCGAAACCAGAGGAGGAGACCCACAGCAGTCTGGAGACAGCCTCTGATACCTCTCAGCCCCCTGACAGAGAAACTGACCTAGCCTTCCCTCCTCATTGGCAACTCAACGAGTGGAAGTCTAACAATGATCCTTACCGCTCATTGTCAGGATCCAGCACTGCCACAGGTACTACAGTGATAGAGTGCATTAAGGTGCGTGGAAGCTCAGAGTCTCTAAATTCACCATCAACCTCCCGAGCCACTTCTCCTTCCCAACTCTCTGTTGAAACTGAAACAAAGGTCTCTCCATTCAAGCCTCCATGTCTCATGTCCCCATCTAGTGGCTACTCCAGTCAGTCTGAAACTCCCACCCCAACTATTGCAAACTCACTTATCACTGGTCCCACTGTAGCAGGGTGCAAGATGCGTCCAAAGATCCCAGAGAGAAAGTCCTCCCTTCCGGCCACCTCCCCAAAGGACAAATCTCGATCTCGACTGTCTTTTGAGCTACCTGTGAATTCACaaattgacctgtcctctgtcaAACCCAAGACTAAAGCCGGCAGGAGGCACTCTGACACATCTACAACCAGCAAGCCAGGAAAACTTAGTCCCAGTCAGTCTTCGCAGCCTATGGTTACAACAACAGACTTACGGAACATCAGACTTCGCTCAGTGAGCCGGTCAGAACTCGAAGATAGTGCCGATGGCTCCTCGGACATCATAGAGGAGGAGCAAGGGCGTGACATCAGTCCTCCTATCACCCCCTCTAGCTCTAAACCACCCAAGCCACCAGTTGCACTAAAGCCACCACTGCCTAAGAGACCCATGAACCTGATGCTTAAGTCTCCCTCATCTTCTCCTCATGCTCAGGAATCTCCACCACCCTCTCCTGTGGATCGACCCATGCCAGTAGGCAACATCTATATGGTGGTAAGAAAGCCCAAACCTAAGAGGCCACCTCAATCACCAATCAGTCCATGTGCAGTCACACCTCAAGAACAGCTGCCCAGCTACCCACCCCCTTTACCTGAACTTGACCTAGAACATGGGATCCCAATAGAGGAAGAATATATCTTTCCCAGCAGCCCAGAGAAAGAGGACAAAAGCAAGATTCTTCTTAGTCACAACACTATCTCCTGTTTCACTGAGTTGGACAAGAAAAAGCCCAAGGTTCCTCCACCAGTGCCAAAAAAACCAAACATCCTTCTCTTACCTTCTCCTACTGGCCAAGCCAATGGCACTCCAGAGAAACAGACTCCCATACTTGACAGTGGTGCTCAGTCACCTATAGGGCCACCTCCATATGAAACAGAAGAATCTTCCTCTAAAGAGGAGTTCCAGGAAATGCCCATTGAGCAGCAGGTCCAAGGTATTGATGAGAGCAATGTGCCTCTTCACGATCTAGGAGACCTGGACACTATTGGAAATCTGGAAAATCATGATGTTATTGAGGACATTAAGGATACTGGAAGTGTTCAAGATGTTGATGTAAATACCCCCACTACAGAACTAGTAACAG AAACCTCACTAGAAGATAACAGCTCTGTCAGTGACAAGACAGAACTACACATCACCGAAGAGGCAGATGATGATGTGTTTGTTCACACACCTACAACCCATACAACCGAGGACCTTTTTACGATCATACACAG GTCCAAGCGGAAAGTCTTAGGCCGCAAGGAACCAGTGGACTCGTTTGGCAGTCGCCAGAACCTTGTGTCACCTGTGAAAAGCAGCAGCAGCGACATCCGCACACTGACCCTTGGAAGCACTCCGAGGTCAAGCTCGCGAAACGAGAACTTCATGGCACTTCTCCAGAAAAAGAGCAGCAAATCGAGTAGTGGGACCCGGGTCTCAGCCATGGAACTGCTAAAGAGCACCAACCCTTTGGCTCGCCGCATCACTGAGTTCTCTCAGTCGGATCCGGACGCTACTGGCACTGACCCATCTAAAGTGACTCCTTCAGAGCAGTGA
- the nhsl2 gene encoding NHS-like protein 2 isoform X5, with product MFWDRKQGTMSNSQRRAKGRHKTKGATATTNLDSESRRTAHFQSSWQQHVNVFGSWSRPECVQELHQEAQLNLQSLLQDFEEQLYDNRVTGQTFRHPSSQSSEDTSTGLNRSPSSLSNKKPEFVFLPANKQVLEDEAASVGIRAQDPALCGSERPLLGWNSSLGPPVAEKPRWHLGRHTPAHLVPISVTGQSFDKHASELQAPFRTDTAVNPKTVRRPRSVIAGPDVTLHCQGDSKILAVDLIQGACSPDSSQPRSLEPTTGNTGEPHIPLRKTQSNLEHSVPPSPKTPTGLMDHATLMCPSPSWNGPKGSTFSPSWNESYNFALAPSPVAKQPLSKPGMLAPVPGGGGHTCPSQTSSGLSMSSHSSSFTSISEPSGHRPYAAAHGNAFAGKRNETEGAVASPCAGNGFNKSEREKRSARANAFKFRERSLSTPTDSASLCSTDNICSPGETVPMVREGENYAMLYPSNSSEDSTSTDNVSGTTGSDFFPEGRLRTRSRSISLKKSKKKPPPPVRSVSLMKNLSEAGGMAYHCGDGHLKDGRPKSLFIPREHNLQDSFRPEFLMASKPEEETHSSLETASDTSQPPDRETDLAFPPHWQLNEWKSNNDPYRSLSGSSTATGTTVIECIKVRGSSESLNSPSTSRATSPSQLSVETETKVSPFKPPCLMSPSSGYSSQSETPTPTIANSLITGPTVAGCKMRPKIPERKSSLPATSPKDKSRSRLSFELPVNSQIDLSSVKPKTKAGRRHSDTSTTSKPGKLSPSQSSQPMVTTTDLRNIRLRSVSRSELEDSADGSSDIIEEEQGRDISPPITPSSSKPPKPPVALKPPLPKRPMNLMLKSPSSSPHAQESPPPSPVDRPMPVGNIYMVVRKPKPKRPPQSPISPCAVTPQEQLPSYPPPLPELDLEHGIPIEEEYIFPSSPEKEDKSKILLSHNTISCFTELDKKKPKVPPPVPKKPNILLLPSPTGQANGTPEKQTPILDSGAQSPIGPPPYETEESSSKEEFQEMPIEQQVQGIDESNVPLHDLGDLDTIGNLENHDVIEDIKDTGSVQDVDVNTPTTELVTETSLEDNSSVSDKTELHITEEADDDVFVHTPTTHTTEDLFTIIHRSKRKVLGRKEPVDSFGSRQNLVSPVKSSSSDIRTLTLGSTPRSSSRNENFMALLQKKSSKSSSGTRVSAMELLKSTNPLARRITEFSQSDPDATGTDPSKVTPSEQ from the exons CCACCACCAACTTGGACTCAGAGAGCAGGCGAACGGCCCACTTCCAATCGTCATGGCAACAGCATGTGAACGTGTTCGGCTCGTGGAGTAGGCCGGAGTGTGTGCAGGAGCTGCACCAGGAGGCTCAGCTCAACCTCCAGAGCCTGCTACAAg ACTTCGAAGAGCAATTATACGATAACCGGGTAACCGGCCAGACCTTTCGGCACCCCTCCTCTCAGAGCTCAGAGGACACTTCCACTGGGCTTAACCGATCACCTTCTTCACTCAGCAACAAGAAGCCTGAGTTTGTTTTCCTG CCAGCAAATAAGCAGGTGCTTGAAGATGAAGCAGCGTCAGTAGGCATCCGGGCTCAGGATCCAGCTCTTTGTGGCTCAGAGCGCCCCCTACTGGGCTGGAACTCCTCCCTGGGCCCCCCTGTTGCTGAGAAACCTCGCTGGCACCTGGGCCGACACACCCCTGCCCATCTTGTTCCCATCAGTGTCACAG GCCAGAGCTTTGATAAGCACGCCAGCGAACTCCAGGCCCCCTTTAGAACTGACACGGCGGTCAACCCAAAGACCGTCCGCCGCCCGAGGAGTGTGATCGCAGGCCCCGATGTCACGCTGCACTGCCAAG GTGACAGCAAGATTCTTGCTGTTGATTTGATACAAGGTGCCTGTTCACCTGACTCCTCCCAGCCCAGATCTTTGGAGCCTACCACAGGGAACACAGGCGAGCCGCACATACCCTTACGGAAGACCCAGAGTAACTTGGAGCACAGTGTCCCCCCCTCTCCAAAGACCCCCACAGGCCTGATGGATCATGCCACTCTTATGTGCCCCAGCCCTTCCTGGAATGGCCCCAAAGGATCCACCTTCTCTCCTTCCTGGAATGAATCCTATAACTTTGCTTTGGCCCCTAGTCCTGTTGCAAAGCAGCCTTTGTCCAAACCTGGGATGTTAGCACCAGTTCCTGGAGGAGGTGGTCATACGTGTCCATCCCAAACCAGCTCTGGTTTGTCCATGAGCTCACACTCCAGCTCTTTCACCTCCATCTCAGAACCTTCTGGACACAGGCCATATGCAGCCGCACATGGGAATGCTTTTGCAGGAAAGAGGAACGAGACTGAAGGTGCAGTGGCCAGTCCGTGTGCAGGCAATGGCTTCAATAAGAGTGAGCGAGAGAAGAGGTCAGCTCGTGCCAACGCTTTCAAATTCCGTGAACGATCTCTTTCAACGCCAACGGATTCTGCATCACTCTGCTCAACAGACAACATATGTAGTCCAGGTGAGACAGTGCCTATGGTCCGTGAAGGGGAGAATTATGCCATGCTATACCCAAGCAACAGCTCTGAAGACAGCACTAGTACAGACAATGTCTCTGGCACTACAGGGTCAGACTTCTTTCCAGAGGGTCGTTTGAGGACACGGTCACGCAGCATCTCACTGAAGAAGTCCAAGAAGAAGCCACCACCTCCTGTACGCAGTGTGTCTCTAATGAAGAACTTATCAGAGGCCGGTGGGATGGCCTACCATTGTGGTGATGGGCACCTAAAAGACGGTAGGCCCAAGAGCCTCTTCATTCCTCGAGAACACAATCTCCAAGACTCTTTCCGGCCCGAGTTCCTCATGGCCTCGAAACCAGAGGAGGAGACCCACAGCAGTCTGGAGACAGCCTCTGATACCTCTCAGCCCCCTGACAGAGAAACTGACCTAGCCTTCCCTCCTCATTGGCAACTCAACGAGTGGAAGTCTAACAATGATCCTTACCGCTCATTGTCAGGATCCAGCACTGCCACAGGTACTACAGTGATAGAGTGCATTAAGGTGCGTGGAAGCTCAGAGTCTCTAAATTCACCATCAACCTCCCGAGCCACTTCTCCTTCCCAACTCTCTGTTGAAACTGAAACAAAGGTCTCTCCATTCAAGCCTCCATGTCTCATGTCCCCATCTAGTGGCTACTCCAGTCAGTCTGAAACTCCCACCCCAACTATTGCAAACTCACTTATCACTGGTCCCACTGTAGCAGGGTGCAAGATGCGTCCAAAGATCCCAGAGAGAAAGTCCTCCCTTCCGGCCACCTCCCCAAAGGACAAATCTCGATCTCGACTGTCTTTTGAGCTACCTGTGAATTCACaaattgacctgtcctctgtcaAACCCAAGACTAAAGCCGGCAGGAGGCACTCTGACACATCTACAACCAGCAAGCCAGGAAAACTTAGTCCCAGTCAGTCTTCGCAGCCTATGGTTACAACAACAGACTTACGGAACATCAGACTTCGCTCAGTGAGCCGGTCAGAACTCGAAGATAGTGCCGATGGCTCCTCGGACATCATAGAGGAGGAGCAAGGGCGTGACATCAGTCCTCCTATCACCCCCTCTAGCTCTAAACCACCCAAGCCACCAGTTGCACTAAAGCCACCACTGCCTAAGAGACCCATGAACCTGATGCTTAAGTCTCCCTCATCTTCTCCTCATGCTCAGGAATCTCCACCACCCTCTCCTGTGGATCGACCCATGCCAGTAGGCAACATCTATATGGTGGTAAGAAAGCCCAAACCTAAGAGGCCACCTCAATCACCAATCAGTCCATGTGCAGTCACACCTCAAGAACAGCTGCCCAGCTACCCACCCCCTTTACCTGAACTTGACCTAGAACATGGGATCCCAATAGAGGAAGAATATATCTTTCCCAGCAGCCCAGAGAAAGAGGACAAAAGCAAGATTCTTCTTAGTCACAACACTATCTCCTGTTTCACTGAGTTGGACAAGAAAAAGCCCAAGGTTCCTCCACCAGTGCCAAAAAAACCAAACATCCTTCTCTTACCTTCTCCTACTGGCCAAGCCAATGGCACTCCAGAGAAACAGACTCCCATACTTGACAGTGGTGCTCAGTCACCTATAGGGCCACCTCCATATGAAACAGAAGAATCTTCCTCTAAAGAGGAGTTCCAGGAAATGCCCATTGAGCAGCAGGTCCAAGGTATTGATGAGAGCAATGTGCCTCTTCACGATCTAGGAGACCTGGACACTATTGGAAATCTGGAAAATCATGATGTTATTGAGGACATTAAGGATACTGGAAGTGTTCAAGATGTTGATGTAAATACCCCCACTACAGAACTAGTAACAG AAACCTCACTAGAAGATAACAGCTCTGTCAGTGACAAGACAGAACTACACATCACCGAAGAGGCAGATGATGATGTGTTTGTTCACACACCTACAACCCATACAACCGAGGACCTTTTTACGATCATACACAG GTCCAAGCGGAAAGTCTTAGGCCGCAAGGAACCAGTGGACTCGTTTGGCAGTCGCCAGAACCTTGTGTCACCTGTGAAAAGCAGCAGCAGCGACATCCGCACACTGACCCTTGGAAGCACTCCGAGGTCAAGCTCGCGAAACGAGAACTTCATGGCACTTCTCCAGAAAAAGAGCAGCAAATCGAGTAGTGGGACCCGGGTCTCAGCCATGGAACTGCTAAAGAGCACCAACCCTTTGGCTCGCCGCATCACTGAGTTCTCTCAGTCGGATCCGGACGCTACTGGCACTGACCCATCTAAAGTGACTCCTTCAGAGCAGTGA